A region of the Vanrija pseudolonga chromosome 2, complete sequence genome:
aagaagccaaaggccacgccgcgcgtggtcgacgccgacccagAGGCGCCAGCAcccaagaagcgcaaggctgcGCCGGCGCTAGCAGCGCCCGCAGCGACGGCACCGACCCCCACCGACCCGTCGGCAGCCAAGCCGAAGAAGCCGTCGCGTAACGAGACGGCTGTGGTCggcgtggtcgaggtcggtgcgggcaagggcgagcGCCGGCCCAAGTCCAAGACGGGCGTGGACCTCAAGGCTGTgtttggcggcggtgtcagcactggtggtggcggcgacgacgaggcgtccGGCTcgggcctcggcgtcggagggTGGTAGAGGTGTTAGATACAACATGCATATGTCTACATGTACTAGGGCCATCGACCTAGTCGTCGTCACtatcatcgtcgtcgtcggacgagtcgtcggcggcaaccACGCCCGACGCGAGCCGTCTCATGCCCAcaccgccctcgacgccagaGAAGCCGTACGAGCTGGGcggctcgagcggctcgagcgcgccggcagccgcgaggtcgtcgagcgcgagcgccgccgcgtcggcgccggcctcggtggcactgaccgccgcagcagcaatgTCACCTGGATCcggctcgccgcccagctcggcctgcagCAACAAGGccatctcgtccatctcgtcgagatcctcgtcgccgcccatctcaaagtcgccctcgccgtcgccctcgccgtcctcctcgccctcgccgtcagCGTCCCCATCGGGCACTGCCGGGGTCGGGAGGCCaggcgtggcggcgggggtcgcACCGACactctcgccgtcgccgtcgtcgtcgtcgtcgccgaacaggtcctcgtccgactcggcggcgggcgactcgccctcgggcatcggggtcgccatcgccatgcCGGGGGTCGCGGCTGGCGTCTGGCCTTCaaactcgccctcgccgtctgcgtcgtcgtcgaacaggccggccgagtcgtcccgctcctcgtcggctgcggccggcgtcgcggcagccttggcagcgtcgtcggtcCCTGCGGCCGCCCCGGCGTCGGCAGTCTTcgcctcgatctcgtcgagaAGCGCTTGCCGGACGGCCACCTTGGTGTTGACATCGTCCTGCAAGCCCTTGATCGTCTCCTCGAAACGCTTGGTGATGATCGGGTTGCCGCCCGTGAAGCCGGCTCTCTTCTTCTCgatgagctgctcgagctgcttgatcTCGGCAGTGTACTGCTTGATCTTGGCCTTCTGTTCCgacgtctcctcgtcgtcctccgagtcctggtcgtcgtcgtcgtcggacgcgtcgagcccgtccTCGGATCCCGATTCGTCCGACCGGTCCATCTTCTCCATCAACGCGGCCTGCAGGTCCTCGTCGAAGTCGTCGCCACCTTCGgccccctcgccgtcgaagtcgtctccttcctcgccctcctcgccgtactcgccctcgccatcgtcgtACCAACCCTCGGTCCCCGCGACCGACCCGGGGTCATCGTACGCCTCCGACTCGCCAAACTCGGACCCCCCGTCGTTGTTGTTCCATCCGTAGCCATCGTTTGCCGTCCAGTTGACATAGTACGAGTCTGGGatgtcggggtcggggtgtGGGTCGATCAGATCTGGCTGTTAGTCCTCAGCCTCGTACCGGGGTACCGACCGAACGTCATGCTGTCTGCCTCCTCATCCTTCCTGATGAGCTCTTCaacctgctcctcgaccacctcgatCGTCTGCCGCGACAGGCGCTTCCTGAATCGCCGTTTCCTCACATGCCGCATCGGTGGCGTGATGCCGTGCGGCCAGATGTAGTCGTCGGCGTTCAACGCCGACTCTGTTATCCGTGACTCGTCCTTGATGGGATCCGACACGATGAGCATCTGGGAGATATCGGCGACCTTGAACAGGTGCCGCCCATCGACCGTCTTCTGCGCCTCGATCATGTTCggcaggtcgacgagcttggtcGAGTACGTCCGGTCGTTGATCTTGAAcacgcctcgtcgaggatctAGACGTCAGCTGTAGTCCCCAATCACACTTACCCAGCATCTTGAACTCGACTCCCTCCAGCCCCTTGCCTTTGCCCTTTATCAAGTCGCGGAGACCGATTCTGTCGCCTCTCCCATCCGCGACGTCCTGGGGTACGCGCAAGATAAACTGCTCCTCGAACGCGAGCGGCTCCTCGGGGTGctcatcgagctcgcggtcgtACTCGCCGAGGAATGAGGTTTGGCGtccgccggccgcctcgccgccgccagctttGAACGAGATCTTGAGCACGGCGGGCCCTCTGCTCGCTGCAGCCATCTGGCGTGCCGAGACGCGCGTGCTCTGCCTCCCTGGCCCTCCCCGACCGCGGCCTCCGCGTgatcccctccccccgcgcGACCCCCTGCCTCCGCCTCtccctcgtccccgccctcgtcctcgtccgcgcggcgcgccttcGGCTGGTGGGTCCGCGGCCGTCGGGGCTCCAGGCGAGTTGAGCGA
Encoded here:
- the taf7 gene encoding Transcription initiation factor TFIID subunit 7 — protein: MSDGAWANTDAGPSSNAAEVAGQQAFSLNSPGAPTAADPPAEGAPRGRGRGRGRGRGGGRGSRGGRGSRGGRGRGGPGRQSTRVSARQMAAASRGPAVLKISFKAGGGEAAGGRQTSFLGEYDRELDEHPEEPLAFEEQFILRVPQDVADGRGDRIGLRDLIKGKGKGLEGVEFKMLDPRRGVFKINDRTYSTKLVDLPNMIEAQKTVDGRHLFKVADISQMLIVSDPIKDESRITESALNADDYIWPHGITPPMRHVRKRRFRKRLSRQTIEVVEEQVEELIRKDEEADSMTFDLIDPHPDPDIPDSYYVNWTANDGYGWNNNDGGSEFGESEAYDDPGSVAGTEGWYDDGEGEYGEEGEEGDDFDGEGAEGGDDFDEDLQAALMEKMDRSDESGSEDGLDASDDDDDQDSEDDEETSEQKAKIKQYTAEIKQLEQLIEKKRAGFTGGNPIITKRFEETIKGLQDDVNTKVAVRQALLDEIEAKTADAGAAAGTDDAAKAAATPAAADEERDDSAGLFDDDADGEGEFEGQTPAATPGMAMATPMPEGESPAAESDEDLFGDDDDDGDGESVGATPAATPGLPTPAVPDGDADGEGEEDGEGDGEGDFEMGGDEDLDEMDEMALLLQAELGGEPDPGDIAAAAVSATEAGADAAALALDDLAAAGALEPLEPPSSYGFSGVEGGVGMRRLASGVVAADDSSDDDDDSDDD